A stretch of the Thiomicrorhabdus indica genome encodes the following:
- the adk gene encoding adenylate kinase produces MKFILLGAPGAGKGTQAQFLTKEFDIPQISTGDMLRAAIKAGTDLGKQAKAFIDEGKLVTDEIIIGMVKERIALDDCKNGFLLDGFPRTVPQADALKDAGVAIDAIIEIDVPDEVIVERMSGRRAHLASGRTYHIVYNPPKNEGKDDVTGEDLVQRDDDKPDVVLDRLKVYHDQTAPLVNYYTAASKDDDNLKYIKVDGTQSIDSVEKEIINALK; encoded by the coding sequence ATGAAATTTATTCTTCTGGGCGCACCAGGCGCTGGTAAAGGTACACAAGCTCAATTCTTAACCAAAGAGTTTGATATTCCGCAAATCTCAACAGGCGACATGTTACGCGCAGCAATCAAAGCCGGTACAGATTTGGGTAAACAAGCAAAAGCGTTTATCGACGAAGGAAAACTGGTCACTGATGAAATTATTATCGGCATGGTAAAAGAACGTATTGCACTGGATGATTGCAAAAACGGCTTTTTGCTTGACGGCTTCCCTCGCACGGTTCCTCAAGCAGATGCGCTAAAAGACGCAGGTGTTGCGATTGATGCGATTATTGAAATCGACGTACCGGATGAAGTCATTGTTGAGCGTATGTCAGGCCGCCGTGCGCATTTGGCGTCTGGTCGAACTTATCACATTGTTTACAACCCACCGAAAAACGAAGGGAAAGACGATGTCACTGGTGAAGACCTTGTTCAACGTGACGATGATAAGCCAGACGTCGTGCTCGATCGTTTGAAAGTGTATCATGACCAAACAGCGCCTCTGGTTAACTACTATACTGCCGCGTCAAAAGACGACGACAACCTAAAATACATTAAAGTTGATGGAACACAGT